The genome window GCATCCTGCTCATCGTTCTGGGCGTGGTCGGCTCCGGCGTCTACAAGCAGGAGTACCAGACGGTCATGAAGCCCGGCGAGACGCTGGACATCGCCGGCTATACGGTGCAGTATGTGCAGTACGTGGACCAGGAACTGCCCGACAAACAGCGTTTCGCCACCATCTTGCGGGTCTCCCGCCCCAATGGGGCTGCGCGGGAGCTGGTGCCGGAGAAAAACTTCCACTGGAACGTGGAGCAGTGGGTCTCGGAGGTGGCGGTGTGGAGCCGGCCGGCGGAGGACTTTTACGTCATCCTGGCCGGCCTGAGCAGTGACGGCACCGCGACCTTCCAGTTTTTGCAGGAACCGCTGATGCTGTGGATGTGGATCGGCGGCGGCGTGATGGTGCTGGGCACCCTGCTGGCCTGGTGGCCGGCGGGAGAACGCCGGCGCCGCCGTGCCTCGGACACAGCGGAAGGATAGGACGGGAGAGATGCTGTCAATCATTATTTTCCTGTTGATGGCCGGCCTGACGGTCTTCATGCTGGTATATCCCCTTTGGCAGGGAAGTTCAGCGGCGCACCCCCTGCCGGCCGCCGCGGCGCCGCGGGCCAATGCCGGCAAATGCGTCACCTGCGGGCGTGTCCTGGAGCCGGACGAGCGCTTTTGCCCCCAATGCGGCACGCCGGCGGGACTGCGCTGTCCGCAGTGCGGCAGGGCGCTGGCCGGCGATGAACGCTTTTGCCCCGGCTGTGGGACAAAGTTAGGGGGATCGCGATGAGGAACGCGCTTCGCTTCATCCTGACAGGCATACTATTGCTCATCGGGCTTGCGGCAGTGCCGGCGGCCGGCGCGCAGGCCGGCGGCACCATCAATGGGGTGGTCATGCTGGCCTCCACGAATACCCCTCTGGCGGATGTGCTGGTAACGCTGGATTGGTACGAGGGCACGGCACTGAAGCAGACGCTTCAGACCCAGACCGACGCCGGCGGGGGGTTTTCGTTCACCGGGCTGGCACTGGGCGAAGAGAACGTATACACGGTGAGCGCGCTGTACCAGGATGTCGCCTACGCCGCGGATATGATCACCCTGACCGCCGATGCCCCGCAGAAAACGGTGCGCCTGGACGTATACGAGACCACCGACGATGACAGCGGCATCGTCATTGCGCGCGCCCATCTCATCATCAGCCCGCTGAACGAGGGGGTGCAGGTCGGGCAGATGTTCATCCTCTCCAATACCGGCGACAAGACCTTCATCGGCAAGCCCCTGCAGGAAGGCGGCCGGCCGGTGACCTTCCGCATGTATCTGCCCAAGGAGGCGGATCAGCTCACCTTTGACGCCGGCGCCTTGGGGGAGCGCTTCATCAGCGTGTCGGACGGCGTGGCTGACACCATGCCCATCCCGCCTGGCCAGTCCAGCGCCCAGGTGGTGCTGTCCTACACCCTGCCGCCGCAGGGCAGTCCCTGGTCCATGGACTATACCCTGTATTACCCGGTCAAGA of Anaerolineae bacterium contains these proteins:
- a CDS encoding carboxypeptidase regulatory-like domain-containing protein, giving the protein MRNALRFILTGILLLIGLAAVPAAGAQAGGTINGVVMLASTNTPLADVLVTLDWYEGTALKQTLQTQTDAGGGFSFTGLALGEENVYTVSALYQDVAYAADMITLTADAPQKTVRLDVYETTDDDSGIVIARAHLIISPLNEGVQVGQMFILSNTGDKTFIGKPLQEGGRPVTFRMYLPKEADQLTFDAGALGERFISVSDGVADTMPIPPGQSSAQVVLSYTLPPQGSPWSMDYTLYYPVKNLNVLVSMGWIVEGAPLEFAGTMGGEMPFLNYAARDLPANTTLHLTFKSGAPAGGMGSTTATAAPAGSSQRTLLGIAIGLGALLLIGLVTYPVWIPGRQGRA
- a CDS encoding zinc ribbon domain-containing protein, giving the protein MLSIIIFLLMAGLTVFMLVYPLWQGSSAAHPLPAAAAPRANAGKCVTCGRVLEPDERFCPQCGTPAGLRCPQCGRALAGDERFCPGCGTKLGGSR